Proteins encoded within one genomic window of bacterium:
- a CDS encoding ABC transporter permease, whose protein sequence is MPPSTTEKAQAPEAPKPEAQWRSVARRFAKHRLAVLGLGVLLLLAIAVYVGPLVSPYAFDANDLSRTGQWQPSVAHWLGTDELGRDVLTRLLYAGRISMTVGILVALIGVVIGTLVGAFAGYFGSWVDAIAMRLVDVIQSVPLLMLLMVLVAFLGRDLSVIVPVIALTSWTGVARLVRAEILSLKQQEFVEAARAVGVGHLGLIFRHLIPNALAPVFVAATLGVADAITLESALSFLGVGIQPPTPSWGNLLTDAQQYLIMTPWLAFYPGLLIFLTVASINFVGDGLRDALDPKLKR, encoded by the coding sequence ATGCCGCCGTCCACGACCGAAAAGGCCCAGGCCCCGGAGGCCCCCAAGCCCGAAGCCCAGTGGCGCTCGGTCGCAAGGCGCTTCGCCAAGCACCGTCTCGCCGTCCTGGGCCTTGGTGTCCTACTGCTGCTTGCGATCGCGGTCTACGTCGGCCCGCTCGTGAGCCCCTACGCCTTCGATGCCAACGACCTCTCGCGCACCGGCCAGTGGCAGCCGAGTGTAGCCCACTGGCTCGGCACCGACGAGCTGGGCCGCGACGTGCTGACCCGCCTGCTGTACGCCGGGCGAATCTCCATGACCGTGGGGATCCTGGTCGCGCTGATCGGGGTGGTGATCGGCACCCTGGTGGGGGCCTTCGCCGGCTACTTCGGCTCCTGGGTGGACGCGATCGCCATGCGCCTGGTGGACGTGATCCAGAGCGTGCCGCTCCTGATGCTCCTGATGGTGCTCGTGGCCTTCCTGGGCCGCGACCTGAGCGTCATCGTGCCCGTCATCGCCCTGACTTCGTGGACCGGGGTGGCGCGCCTGGTGCGAGCCGAGATCCTCAGCCTCAAGCAGCAAGAGTTCGTCGAGGCCGCGAGGGCCGTGGGGGTGGGGCACCTGGGCCTCATCTTCAGGCACCTGATCCCGAACGCGCTGGCGCCGGTCTTCGTCGCGGCCACCCTCGGGGTCGCCGACGCCATCACCCTCGAGTCGGCCCTCTCCTTCCTGGGGGTCGGAATCCAGCCGCCCACGCCCTCGTGGGGCAACTTGCTCACCGATGCCCAGCAGTACCTCATCATGACCCCCTGGCTCGCCTTCTACCCGGGCCTGCTCATCTTCCTGACGGTCGCGAGCATCAACTTCGTGGGCGACGGCCTGCGGGACGCCCTCGATCCCAAACTCAAGCGCTAG
- a CDS encoding ABC transporter permease, which produces MTRFILRRLLTSIPLLIGISALLFVLMQKVPGGPMAVYGMNPHITPADRARLIQAMGLDLPLHVQYLKWLGSAFTGDLGNSLFTGRPVLEMIAERTPNTLVLMGISTVVSLAFGLALGVFSALKPYSKFDYTATTLSFLGYSLPTFWFGIMLMMVFAANLHWLPAGGMHSLGQEGSWLDGIPYLVLPVTVLSIVSVASWSRFMRSSMLEVLRMDYIRTARAKGLGERLVIARHALRNALIPVVTVVMMAMPTLFGGAVMTETIFSWPGIGRLFFDSMGKSDYPVMMGILLISAGLVVLFNLLADLLYAMVDPRIQLD; this is translated from the coding sequence ATGACGCGCTTCATCCTCCGCCGCCTGCTGACCTCCATCCCTCTGCTCATCGGGATCTCGGCCCTGCTCTTCGTGCTGATGCAGAAGGTGCCGGGCGGCCCCATGGCGGTGTACGGGATGAACCCGCACATCACCCCGGCCGACCGCGCGCGCCTCATCCAGGCCATGGGCCTGGACCTGCCCCTGCACGTCCAGTACCTGAAGTGGCTCGGCTCGGCGTTCACCGGGGATCTGGGCAACTCGCTCTTCACCGGCCGGCCGGTGCTCGAGATGATCGCCGAGCGCACCCCCAACACCCTGGTCCTGATGGGCATCTCGACGGTGGTGAGCCTCGCCTTCGGCCTCGCGCTCGGGGTGTTCTCCGCCCTCAAGCCCTACTCCAAGTTCGACTACACCGCGACCACCCTGTCGTTCCTCGGCTACTCGCTGCCGACCTTCTGGTTCGGGATCATGCTGATGATGGTGTTCGCGGCCAACCTCCACTGGCTGCCCGCCGGGGGCATGCACTCGCTCGGGCAAGAAGGCAGCTGGCTCGACGGCATTCCCTACCTGGTCCTGCCCGTGACGGTGCTCTCCATCGTGAGCGTGGCGTCCTGGAGCCGCTTCATGCGCTCGTCGATGCTCGAAGTGCTCAGGATGGACTACATCCGCACCGCCCGCGCCAAGGGGCTCGGCGAGCGCCTGGTCATCGCGCGGCACGCCCTGCGTAACGCCCTCATCCCGGTGGTGACGGTCGTCATGATGGCCATGCCCACCCTCTTCGGCGGGGCGGTGATGACCGAGACCATCTTCAGCTGGCCCGGCATCGGCCGGCTCTTCTTCGACAGCATGGGCAAGAGCGACTACCCGGTCATGATGGGCATCCTGCTCATCTCGGCGGGGCTGGTGGTGCTCTTCAACCTCCTGGCCGACCTCCTCTACGCCATGGTCGACCCCCGCATCCAGCTCGATTAG
- a CDS encoding peptide ABC transporter substrate-binding protein yields the protein MKHRPIACLALVLSFLSASACASSEAHVGRRNAPDTVVIRSQQEPDKLNKPLSNAISTVDVCTPMTNGLVGVDDQMKYYPDLATVLPTVENGLVKREGKGMAVTYKLRPNVRFHDGAPFTSNDVRFVWKMHMDPKVLVVSREGYDKITRVDTPDPLTAVVHYKEPYAPYLEMFSTILPAHILEKSPDINRDPFNRAPIGTGPFKFKEWVAGDHVGMVANPDYFDGPPKLKKLYVKFVPDDNAAFIQLANGDIDVYADFNLEQVKAAQKLKHVRLDNVPSLTFEQLAFNLDKPVFKERAVRVALAHAIDKEELARTLYKGIWPVAHSTEHPLAWSFNPKLGELYPFDPAKARAILDEAGWATGSDGIRVKDGKRLSFTVNSTAGRKIREQVELVLAGYFKAIGVEMKIQNVEGGLLFAGYPSGLLNGGKFEAALYANTTSVDPAANMSSWHSRMIPPTGVNNTRFQDAELDRVLEAGNVKLGKQERQPLYWRMTEILGREVPTIPLAYWTEMHGVNRQLKGFKGNPTSSRFVWNVKDWTIE from the coding sequence TTGAAGCATCGCCCCATTGCTTGCCTGGCGCTTGTGCTCTCCTTCTTGAGCGCGAGCGCCTGCGCCTCCTCCGAGGCCCACGTGGGGCGCCGCAACGCGCCCGACACGGTCGTCATCCGCTCGCAACAAGAGCCCGACAAGCTCAACAAGCCGTTGAGCAACGCGATCTCGACCGTCGACGTCTGCACGCCCATGACCAACGGCCTGGTCGGCGTGGACGACCAGATGAAGTACTACCCGGACCTCGCCACCGTCCTGCCCACCGTCGAGAACGGCCTGGTCAAGCGCGAAGGCAAGGGGATGGCCGTCACCTACAAGCTGCGGCCGAATGTACGCTTCCACGACGGCGCGCCCTTCACCTCGAACGACGTGCGCTTCGTCTGGAAGATGCACATGGACCCCAAGGTGCTGGTCGTCAGCCGCGAGGGCTACGACAAGATCACCCGCGTGGACACCCCCGACCCGCTGACGGCCGTCGTCCACTACAAGGAGCCCTACGCTCCGTACCTGGAAATGTTCAGCACCATCCTGCCCGCCCACATCCTCGAGAAGAGCCCGGACATCAACCGGGATCCCTTCAACCGGGCGCCCATCGGCACCGGCCCCTTCAAGTTCAAGGAGTGGGTCGCGGGCGACCACGTGGGCATGGTTGCCAATCCCGACTACTTCGACGGCCCTCCCAAGCTCAAGAAGCTCTACGTCAAGTTCGTCCCGGACGACAACGCGGCCTTCATCCAGCTCGCCAACGGCGACATCGACGTGTACGCGGATTTCAACCTCGAGCAGGTCAAGGCCGCCCAGAAGCTCAAGCACGTCCGCCTCGACAACGTGCCGAGCTTGACCTTCGAGCAGCTCGCCTTCAACCTCGACAAGCCGGTCTTCAAGGAGCGCGCCGTGCGCGTCGCCCTCGCCCACGCCATCGATAAAGAGGAGCTCGCCCGGACCCTCTACAAGGGCATCTGGCCGGTCGCGCACAGCACCGAGCATCCGCTCGCCTGGTCCTTCAATCCCAAGCTCGGCGAGCTCTACCCCTTCGACCCGGCCAAGGCCCGCGCCATCCTGGACGAAGCGGGCTGGGCGACAGGCTCCGACGGCATCCGGGTCAAGGACGGCAAGCGTCTCAGCTTCACCGTCAACTCGACGGCGGGCCGCAAGATCCGCGAGCAGGTCGAGCTGGTGCTCGCCGGCTACTTCAAGGCGATCGGCGTCGAGATGAAGATCCAGAACGTGGAGGGCGGGCTGCTCTTCGCGGGCTATCCCTCGGGCCTCTTGAACGGCGGCAAGTTCGAAGCCGCCCTCTACGCCAACACGACGAGCGTGGACCCGGCCGCCAACATGTCGAGCTGGCACAGCCGGATGATCCCGCCGACCGGGGTCAACAACACCCGCTTCCAGGACGCCGAGCTGGACCGCGTGCTCGAAGCGGGCAACGTCAAGCTGGGCAAGCAGGAGCGCCAGCCCCTCTACTGGCGGATGACCGAGATCCTTGGCCGCGAGGTCCCGACCATCCCCCTGGCCTACTGGACCGAGATGCACGGGGTGAACCGCCAGCTCAAGGGCTTCAAGGGCAACCCCACCAGCAGCCGCTTCGTCTGGAACGTGAAGGACTGGACCATCGAATGA
- a CDS encoding dipeptide ABC transporter ATP-binding protein, whose amino-acid sequence MSETLLTVKNLTKHFPINKGILFSRQVGAVKAVDGLSFSIKKGETLGLVGESGCGKSTTGRLLLRLIEPTSGSVQFEGREVTTLKPAELRALRREMQFVFQNPYASLDPRMTIGESIAEPLRVHGLMKGPELTKRVKELLDRVGLNPMYSERYPHEFSGGQRQRIGIARALAINPKFIILDEPVSALDVSVQAQVLNLLDDLQAEFGLTYLFIAHNLATVEHISDRVAVMYLGKMVELATAAELYSNPKHPYTQALLSAVPMPDPTVRKERIILQGDIPSPVNPPSGCRFHTRCPFAKDICKTADPAFNDVGGEHFVACHLVNELPMVQANAPITTTVPKA is encoded by the coding sequence ATGAGCGAGACGCTGCTGACGGTCAAGAACCTCACCAAGCACTTCCCGATCAACAAGGGCATCCTCTTCAGCCGGCAGGTCGGCGCGGTCAAGGCCGTGGACGGCCTGAGCTTCAGCATCAAGAAGGGCGAGACCCTCGGCCTGGTCGGCGAGTCGGGCTGCGGCAAGTCCACCACCGGCCGCCTCCTGCTCCGCCTGATCGAGCCCACCAGCGGCTCGGTGCAGTTCGAGGGCCGCGAGGTCACCACCCTCAAGCCCGCCGAGTTGCGCGCCCTGCGCCGGGAGATGCAGTTCGTCTTCCAGAACCCCTACGCCTCCTTGGACCCCCGCATGACCATCGGCGAGTCCATTGCCGAGCCCCTGCGGGTCCACGGCCTGATGAAGGGTCCCGAGCTGACCAAGCGCGTCAAGGAGCTGCTCGATCGCGTGGGCCTCAACCCCATGTACTCCGAGCGCTACCCCCACGAGTTCTCGGGCGGTCAGCGCCAGCGCATCGGCATCGCCCGGGCGCTCGCCATCAACCCCAAGTTCATTATCCTCGACGAGCCGGTCTCGGCCCTCGACGTGTCGGTGCAGGCCCAGGTCCTCAACCTCCTGGACGACCTGCAGGCCGAGTTCGGGCTGACCTACCTCTTCATCGCCCACAACCTCGCGACCGTCGAGCACATCAGCGATCGCGTCGCGGTCATGTACCTGGGCAAGATGGTCGAGCTCGCCACCGCCGCGGAGCTCTACAGCAACCCGAAGCACCCCTACACCCAGGCGCTGCTCTCGGCCGTGCCCATGCCGGACCCCACGGTCCGCAAAGAGCGCATCATCCTCCAGGGCGACATCCCGAGCCCGGTCAACCCGCCCTCGGGCTGCCGCTTCCACACCCGATGCCCCTTCGCCAAGGACATCTGCAAGACCGCGGACCCCGCCTTCAACGACGTCGGCGGCGAGCACTTCGTGGCCTGCCACCTGGTCAACGAGCTGCCCATGGTCCAGGCGAACGCCCCCATCACCACCACCGTTCCCAAGGCATAA
- a CDS encoding ABC transporter ATP-binding protein, protein MAEALLKVSGLQTHFTTEEGIVKAVDGVDFEVQPGQILGIVGESGCGKSITSLSIMRLVAGPQGKIVGGQILFKGQNLLSLSEAEMREIRGNRISLISQDPMTSLNPVLTVGEQIMEAIMLHQKVDRATARKRAVEMLEAVGIPGAANRVDDYPHQFSGGMRQRVIIAMALSCEPELLIADEPTTALDVTIQAQILDLMRDIRTKRGAAVVLITHDLGVVAEMCDYVAVMYAGKVVEYADVNTLFKSPKHPYTQGLLNSTPRLGSKQDRLEPIEGQPPALSRLPQGCSFGPRCKHYVAKCREIPLLETVEAGHQVRCWLTKEAK, encoded by the coding sequence GTGGCAGAAGCGTTGCTCAAGGTTTCCGGGTTGCAGACCCACTTCACCACCGAGGAAGGCATCGTCAAGGCGGTGGACGGCGTCGACTTCGAGGTCCAACCGGGCCAGATCCTCGGCATCGTCGGTGAATCCGGCTGCGGCAAGAGCATCACCTCCCTCTCGATCATGCGCCTCGTCGCAGGCCCCCAGGGCAAGATCGTCGGCGGCCAGATCCTCTTCAAGGGTCAGAACCTGCTCTCGCTCTCCGAGGCCGAGATGCGTGAGATCCGCGGCAACCGCATCTCCTTGATCTCGCAGGACCCCATGACCTCGCTCAACCCCGTCCTCACGGTCGGCGAGCAGATCATGGAAGCCATCATGCTCCACCAGAAGGTCGACCGCGCCACCGCTCGCAAGCGCGCCGTCGAGATGCTCGAAGCCGTCGGCATCCCCGGTGCCGCCAACCGCGTGGACGACTACCCCCACCAGTTCTCAGGCGGCATGCGCCAGCGCGTCATCATCGCCATGGCCCTCTCGTGCGAGCCCGAGCTGCTCATCGCCGACGAGCCCACCACCGCCCTCGACGTGACCATCCAGGCCCAGATCCTCGACCTGATGCGCGACATCCGCACCAAGCGGGGCGCTGCCGTCGTGCTGATCACCCACGACCTGGGGGTCGTCGCCGAGATGTGCGATTACGTGGCCGTCATGTACGCCGGCAAGGTCGTCGAGTACGCCGACGTCAACACCCTCTTCAAGAGCCCCAAGCACCCCTACACCCAGGGCCTGCTCAACTCGACCCCGCGGCTCGGCTCCAAGCAGGACCGCCTCGAGCCCATCGAGGGCCAGCCCCCCGCCCTCTCCCGCCTGCCCCAGGGCTGCTCGTTCGGCCCCCGCTGCAAGCACTACGTGGCCAAGTGCCGCGAAATCCCCCTGCTCGAGACCGTCGAGGCGGGCCACCAGGTTCGCTGCTGGCTGACCAAGGAGGCCAAGTAA
- a CDS encoding WYL domain-containing protein → MSDQANLPLRLSLDETVLLMVGLKLLDEMVEAIEINGQPQDALMSGLMSKLQGALPGDLLEMTDQIVEDIVTATLNDGETSILDAMTADSSYALPMYAVDGVLPVIEQAIKEERSLDVSYYSMSREEFSVRRIDPYGVKNLGDLHWLIAYCHLREDRRVFRIDRFKTATLSEARFKPPVDFHIGEYFDDLDP, encoded by the coding sequence ATGAGCGATCAAGCAAACCTGCCCCTTCGGCTGTCTCTCGATGAAACCGTGCTGCTCATGGTGGGCCTCAAGCTGCTCGACGAGATGGTCGAAGCCATCGAGATCAACGGCCAGCCGCAAGATGCGCTCATGAGCGGCCTGATGAGCAAGCTCCAGGGAGCGCTGCCCGGCGATCTGCTCGAAATGACCGACCAGATCGTGGAAGACATCGTCACGGCGACCCTCAACGACGGCGAAACGAGCATCCTCGACGCCATGACCGCCGACTCCAGCTACGCGCTGCCCATGTACGCCGTCGATGGCGTCCTGCCCGTCATCGAGCAGGCGATAAAAGAAGAACGCTCGCTCGACGTCTCCTACTACTCCATGAGCCGCGAGGAGTTCAGCGTCCGCCGCATCGACCCCTACGGCGTCAAGAACCTCGGCGACCTGCACTGGTTGATCGCCTACTGCCACCTGCGTGAGGATCGCCGCGTCTTCCGCATCGATCGCTTCAAGACCGCGACCCTCAGCGAGGCGCGATTCAAGCCCCCGGTAGACTTCCACATCGGCGAGTACTTTGACGACCTCGACCCCTGA
- a CDS encoding PD40 domain-containing protein, whose protein sequence is MPIAPSFQGLRARLLAGFCAVALSVSLVAPAQAATLFDPQIPWRTLDTPHFRVNYDARHEAIAQRAAVFAEEAYAKVVPFLKSAPSDKTELTLLDHEDQVQGLALPYPNSQIYVYLTSPDQNMLTGRYESWLKQIILHEFTHAAQFEATGGLTAMVNKVLGRAIYPNFLQPWFLIEGLAVTAESRFTQGGRAKEGEYDMILRAAALENKLLSIDQASVFNYGGWPLGPSYIYGSYFYQYLIERYGEDAPSKISHAYGEWPWFGINKAIERALPGKNAYALWDELHAYLRDRAQRQLARIKQHPLTESQRLTATGRYHHHPAWTPDGKLVYAEFTDQRPAGLVLDPLDGKPSERYVKLYPQGSYSLAGGRYVYLSASREVGRFNTFADVYRYDTKEQRFDLLTDGKRALDPAVSPDGKHFIATLNGSGTNDLGLFDSGGTLLRRLTANKDGTQYSGATWSPDGEQVVVSAWKDGARDLYWFRPGETKPQPLWRDSAIDVHPKFSPDGQWLYFSSDRSGGVFNLFAYRLKDRKLFQVTNVVGGATEPAPSPDGKRLAFANYSAVGWDIHLMPVAPETWREVALDAATTYAPYSGEAVAAPPVPESEALPVLENPFPSQTYNPWHSFSPKTWYPVSYIDENGYMAGVNTVSNDVLMQHYAFVNAGWSFGGNRPYYALSYVNDQLPPTLSLSLVDIPANYAPGRRLDLWQRQTGGSVAATFPGMPSKLLDTYWIDGQSLTLGYSWLSVQNLGVRDRGTAAPLRPVPAELERAKGFPQAGQTNTLGITYQFADNYKPSFAISPEWGSVFGLSYEKAAPWLGGTAEFDRFSGDYRRYFGMPWRHHVLALRAAGGLNVGKRDGDYYLGGTGSTNLLTTVDRRHIGGVQSAPLRGYSVGTLSGNRMAMGSLEYRFPIAEIQRGLGTIPVYVTRVAGATFADAGWVGTDRLSPDMHLGVGAETRIGMSIISVATELRLGVARGTHPTDGTTQTYAELGISF, encoded by the coding sequence ATGCCGATCGCACCATCGTTTCAAGGCCTGCGGGCCCGCTTGCTTGCAGGCTTCTGCGCCGTCGCCCTGAGCGTCTCGCTCGTTGCACCGGCCCAGGCCGCCACCCTCTTCGATCCGCAGATCCCCTGGCGGACGCTCGACACGCCGCACTTTAGGGTCAACTACGACGCCCGGCACGAGGCGATCGCCCAGCGCGCGGCCGTCTTCGCCGAAGAGGCCTACGCCAAGGTCGTGCCCTTCCTCAAGAGTGCCCCGAGCGACAAGACCGAGCTGACCCTGCTCGACCACGAGGATCAGGTGCAGGGCCTCGCCTTGCCCTACCCCAACAGCCAGATCTACGTCTACCTCACCTCGCCGGACCAGAACATGCTCACCGGCCGCTACGAGAGCTGGCTCAAGCAGATCATCCTCCACGAGTTCACCCACGCCGCCCAGTTCGAGGCCACGGGCGGCCTGACCGCCATGGTCAACAAGGTCCTGGGCCGGGCGATCTACCCCAACTTCCTCCAGCCCTGGTTCCTCATCGAAGGGCTCGCCGTCACCGCCGAATCCCGCTTCACCCAGGGCGGCCGGGCCAAAGAGGGCGAGTACGACATGATCCTTCGTGCCGCCGCCCTGGAGAACAAGCTCCTGAGCATCGACCAGGCGAGCGTCTTCAACTACGGTGGCTGGCCGCTCGGCCCCAGCTACATCTACGGTTCGTACTTCTACCAGTACCTGATCGAGCGCTACGGCGAGGACGCCCCTTCCAAGATCTCCCACGCCTACGGCGAGTGGCCCTGGTTCGGCATCAACAAGGCCATCGAGCGCGCCCTGCCGGGCAAGAACGCCTACGCCCTATGGGACGAGTTGCACGCCTACCTGCGCGATCGCGCCCAGCGCCAGCTCGCGCGCATCAAGCAGCATCCCCTGACCGAGAGCCAGCGCCTCACCGCCACGGGCCGCTACCACCACCATCCCGCCTGGACCCCGGACGGCAAGCTCGTCTACGCCGAGTTCACCGACCAGCGCCCCGCGGGCCTCGTGCTCGATCCCCTCGACGGCAAGCCCTCCGAGCGCTACGTCAAGCTCTACCCGCAAGGCAGCTACTCGCTCGCCGGGGGACGCTACGTCTATCTCTCGGCGAGCCGCGAGGTGGGGCGCTTCAACACCTTCGCCGACGTGTATCGCTACGACACCAAAGAGCAGCGCTTCGACCTGCTCACCGACGGCAAGCGCGCCCTGGATCCGGCGGTGTCGCCCGACGGCAAGCACTTCATCGCCACCCTCAACGGGTCGGGCACCAACGACCTCGGCCTCTTCGACAGCGGCGGCACCCTGCTTCGGCGCCTGACCGCCAACAAGGACGGCACCCAGTACTCGGGCGCCACCTGGTCGCCGGACGGTGAGCAGGTCGTGGTCTCGGCCTGGAAGGACGGCGCGCGGGACCTCTACTGGTTCCGGCCGGGCGAGACCAAGCCCCAGCCGCTCTGGCGTGACAGCGCCATCGACGTGCACCCCAAGTTCTCGCCGGACGGCCAGTGGCTCTACTTCTCGTCGGATCGCAGCGGCGGGGTCTTCAACCTCTTCGCCTACCGGCTCAAGGACCGCAAGCTCTTCCAGGTCACCAACGTGGTGGGCGGCGCCACCGAGCCCGCCCCGTCACCCGACGGCAAGCGCCTCGCCTTCGCCAACTACTCGGCCGTCGGCTGGGACATCCACCTGATGCCCGTCGCCCCCGAGACCTGGCGCGAGGTGGCGCTCGACGCGGCCACCACCTACGCCCCCTATTCGGGCGAGGCCGTTGCCGCCCCGCCCGTGCCCGAGAGCGAAGCGCTCCCGGTGCTCGAGAACCCCTTCCCGAGCCAGACCTACAACCCCTGGCACTCCTTCTCGCCCAAGACCTGGTACCCGGTCAGCTACATCGACGAGAACGGCTACATGGCAGGCGTCAACACCGTCAGCAACGACGTCTTGATGCAGCACTACGCCTTCGTCAACGCGGGCTGGAGCTTCGGGGGGAACCGCCCCTACTACGCCCTGAGCTACGTCAACGACCAGCTGCCGCCGACCCTCTCGCTCTCCCTGGTGGACATCCCCGCCAACTACGCGCCGGGCCGCAGGCTCGACCTCTGGCAGCGCCAGACGGGCGGCTCGGTGGCGGCGACCTTCCCCGGCATGCCGAGCAAGCTGCTCGACACCTACTGGATCGACGGCCAGTCGCTGACCCTCGGTTACAGCTGGCTGAGCGTGCAGAACCTGGGCGTGCGCGATCGCGGCACTGCCGCTCCCCTGCGCCCCGTACCGGCGGAGCTCGAACGGGCCAAGGGCTTCCCGCAGGCAGGCCAGACCAACACCCTCGGGATCACCTATCAGTTCGCCGACAACTACAAGCCCTCCTTCGCCATCAGCCCCGAGTGGGGCTCGGTCTTCGGGCTCTCCTACGAGAAGGCGGCCCCCTGGCTCGGGGGCACGGCCGAGTTCGACCGCTTCAGCGGGGACTACCGGCGCTACTTCGGCATGCCCTGGCGCCACCACGTGCTCGCCCTACGGGCCGCAGGCGGCCTGAACGTGGGCAAGCGCGACGGGGACTACTACCTGGGCGGGACGGGCTCGACCAACTTGCTCACCACCGTCGACCGGCGCCACATCGGGGGCGTTCAGTCCGCGCCGCTGCGCGGCTACTCGGTCGGCACGCTCTCGGGCAACCGCATGGCCATGGGCAGCCTGGAATATCGCTTCCCCATCGCCGAGATCCAGCGCGGGCTTGGCACCATCCCCGTCTACGTCACCCGGGTGGCGGGGGCGACCTTCGCGGACGCCGGCTGGGTGGGCACCGACCGTCTGAGCCCCGACATGCACCTGGGGGTGGGGGCCGAGACCCGCATCGGCATGAGCATCATCAGCGTGGCGACCGAGCTGCGTCTCGGAGTGGCGCGCGGCACGCACCCCACCGACGGCACGACCCAGACCTACGCCGAGCTCGGCATCAGCTTCTAA
- a CDS encoding peptidoglycan-binding protein — MISGVSNQVRSYQALRSQPQAAQAPQVKSTMAADSVAVRLPQAPVQAGGGSFDAASLMDGIKKMFKSISSFFVGLWDRITGKKPVDNAGPIDENTRALAEQYKLQPTKENVDAFLAEVQGYASPGPNGFQTLGPGNPNAEAITQIQQLMKSWGYSVEPTGQYDSATQAAVRSFKQSNGLHQTYKGTDGNFAVNEYLDYQTYQKMEAIVKSGGTPSTQPPATTQPPAENGTLNWQAIASQYKLYASQDNVNAFLAEVKTYQIADANGFRALGPGYPNQDEIKEVQGALAQVGFPIQASGTWDAATAKAVMDFKAKYGLHQNYRSSDGNWAINEYADQSMLQKLASLLA, encoded by the coding sequence ATGATCTCAGGCGTTTCGAACCAGGTCCGCAGCTACCAGGCGCTTCGCAGCCAGCCTCAGGCGGCGCAGGCTCCCCAGGTGAAGAGCACCATGGCCGCCGACTCGGTGGCGGTGCGGCTGCCCCAGGCGCCTGTGCAGGCGGGTGGCGGTTCGTTCGACGCGGCCAGCCTGATGGACGGCATCAAGAAGATGTTCAAGTCGATCAGCAGCTTCTTCGTCGGCCTCTGGGACAGGATCACCGGCAAGAAGCCCGTCGACAACGCGGGCCCCATCGACGAGAACACCCGTGCGCTGGCCGAGCAGTACAAGCTCCAGCCCACCAAGGAGAACGTCGACGCCTTCCTCGCCGAGGTCCAGGGCTACGCCTCGCCCGGCCCCAACGGCTTCCAGACCCTCGGCCCCGGCAACCCCAACGCCGAAGCGATCACCCAGATCCAGCAGCTCATGAAGTCCTGGGGCTACTCGGTCGAGCCTACCGGTCAGTACGATTCGGCCACCCAGGCCGCCGTCCGTTCCTTCAAGCAGTCGAACGGCCTCCACCAGACCTACAAGGGCACCGACGGCAACTTCGCGGTCAACGAGTACCTGGACTACCAGACCTACCAGAAGATGGAGGCCATCGTGAAGAGCGGCGGCACCCCTTCGACCCAGCCGCCCGCGACCACCCAGCCCCCGGCCGAGAACGGCACCCTCAACTGGCAGGCGATCGCTTCGCAGTACAAGCTCTATGCCTCGCAGGACAACGTCAACGCCTTCCTCGCCGAGGTCAAGACCTACCAGATCGCCGACGCCAACGGCTTCCGCGCCCTCGGCCCCGGCTACCCCAACCAGGACGAGATCAAGGAAGTCCAGGGGGCGCTCGCCCAGGTCGGCTTCCCCATCCAGGCGAGCGGCACCTGGGACGCCGCCACCGCCAAGGCGGTCATGGACTTCAAGGCGAAGTACGGCCTGCACCAGAACTACCGCTCGTCCGATGGCAACTGGGCCATCAATGAGTATGCCGACCAGTCGATGTTGCAGAAGCTCGCATCTCTGCTCGCTTAA